The following are encoded together in the Oceanobacillus zhaokaii genome:
- the flgB gene encoding flagellar basal body rod protein FlgB: MGLFSGTIQKLEQSLDYSSAKNRAISTNIGNIDTPNYKSKDVVFKNVLNNTLESSFKPKTTHSKHIPFNQTTFKPYQVVTNDNTTYNNNGNNVDVDVEMAEMAKNQIYYNSLVDRINGKFGSLQTVLRGGN, translated from the coding sequence ATGGGGTTATTTAGTGGAACCATTCAAAAACTAGAGCAATCACTTGATTATTCATCCGCTAAAAATCGCGCAATTTCTACTAATATAGGAAATATCGATACACCGAACTATAAATCAAAAGATGTAGTATTCAAAAATGTATTAAATAATACCCTTGAATCCTCGTTCAAACCGAAAACTACCCATTCAAAACACATTCCGTTTAATCAAACAACGTTCAAACCATATCAAGTAGTTACCAATGATAATACGACTTACAATAATAATGGAAATAATGTTGATGTAGATGTTGAAATGGCAGAAATGGCAAAGAATCAAATATATTATAATAGTTTAGTGGATCGTATAAATGGTAAGTTTGGTAGTCTGCAAACAGTTTTAAGAGGAGGTAATTAA
- the flgC gene encoding flagellar basal body rod protein FlgC: MSIFNAINASASALTTQRLRMDVVSSNIANAQTTRATVNENGEYEPYRRKVVVMESGENNFNSILKYATNKSSSISNVTVSEIRADDNPFKVVYNPTHPDANEAGYVQMPNVDPLQEMVDLMSATRSYEANITALNASKSMLMKALEIGK; encoded by the coding sequence GTGTCGATTTTTAATGCAATTAACGCTAGTGCTAGTGCATTAACAACACAGCGATTACGGATGGATGTCGTATCCTCAAACATTGCAAATGCACAAACAACCAGGGCAACAGTAAATGAAAATGGTGAGTATGAACCCTATCGAAGAAAAGTAGTTGTAATGGAATCTGGTGAGAATAACTTTAATTCTATATTAAAATATGCGACGAATAAAAGTTCCTCAATTTCAAATGTAACGGTATCGGAAATTAGGGCGGATGATAATCCGTTTAAGGTTGTATACAATCCGACACACCCCGATGCTAACGAAGCTGGGTATGTTCAAATGCCAAATGTAGACCCATTACAGGAAATGGTAGACTTAATGAGTGCCACAAGGTCATATGAGGCAAATATTACAGCATTGAATGCCAGTAAAAGTATGTTGATGAAGGCATTAGAGATTGGTAAATAA
- the fliE gene encoding flagellar hook-basal body complex protein FliE, whose protein sequence is MSTLFSNISQVNPTQQMIGNAPITPKEAQTNFADTLKGAIENLNNVQLESDKATEALAAGNIDDLHNVMITAQKSSITLEATVQIQKKVIDAYNEIMRMQV, encoded by the coding sequence ATGAGTACATTATTCAGCAATATATCACAGGTGAATCCTACACAACAAATGATTGGAAATGCACCGATTACGCCGAAAGAAGCACAAACAAATTTTGCCGATACATTAAAGGGCGCAATTGAAAATCTAAATAATGTTCAGTTGGAGTCGGATAAAGCAACTGAAGCATTGGCAGCGGGAAACATTGACGATTTACATAATGTAATGATTACGGCACAAAAATCTAGTATTACACTTGAAGCTACCGTGCAAATTCAAAAGAAGGTTATCGATGCCTATAATGAAATAATGCGTATGCAGGTTTAG
- the fliF gene encoding flagellar basal-body MS-ring/collar protein FliF: MNETITKWKENLTAFWTKRTKSQKGVFIGSVLIVVLLIIGISLFVNNTKFVTLYNNLSLQEVGQIKTELDSKGVPYELEDGGTTISVPEAQVDTLLVDLAGQGIPSSGNIDYSFFSENSSFGITDNEFNIMKLDAMQSELANLMTGIDGIENAQVMINMPEKPVFANETVDEASASIVLTTVPGYEFKGSQIESLYTLVSKAVPNLPEDNIVIMNQYFEYFDRTLDSGFAAQDVYSSQQAIKQDIERDIRQRLQQMIGMMVGMDNVIVSVTADVDFTQENRAEELVEPVDLENMEGLPVSLETIQESYAGNAAEGGVPGTGDEDVTNFQAAEDGNGDGDYELDKETINYEFNRIRKEIVESPYKIRDLGIQVAVDSARNSSGTEVEYLSSQDQSAVEQGIASILDSIIATSIDEEFESETTTENTSIVFQEFTGGVTAPQVSTPLIPTWMYVVGGILLAIIILLIILLIRNRNKEEIVEEEMLVTEPLIPEVPDIQHAEQSESDIRRKQLEKIAKEKPEEFAKLLRSWMGQD, encoded by the coding sequence ATGAATGAAACGATAACCAAATGGAAAGAAAATCTAACTGCTTTCTGGACGAAACGAACGAAAAGCCAGAAAGGGGTATTTATAGGGTCTGTTTTAATTGTTGTACTCTTAATAATTGGAATTTCCCTATTTGTTAATAACACAAAATTTGTCACATTGTATAATAATTTGTCATTGCAAGAAGTCGGACAAATCAAAACTGAGTTAGATTCAAAAGGTGTACCCTATGAGTTAGAAGATGGCGGTACAACGATTTCCGTACCTGAAGCACAAGTTGATACACTGTTAGTTGACTTAGCAGGTCAAGGCATACCGAGTAGTGGAAATATTGACTATTCGTTTTTTAGTGAGAACTCTTCTTTTGGGATAACAGATAATGAGTTTAATATAATGAAACTTGATGCGATGCAATCGGAGCTGGCTAACTTAATGACAGGCATTGATGGGATTGAAAATGCACAAGTCATGATTAATATGCCCGAAAAGCCGGTTTTTGCAAACGAGACCGTTGATGAAGCTAGTGCATCCATTGTGTTGACGACAGTGCCTGGATACGAATTCAAAGGAAGTCAAATTGAGTCTTTATATACGCTTGTCTCAAAGGCTGTGCCAAATTTACCAGAAGATAATATTGTTATCATGAATCAGTATTTCGAGTATTTTGATCGAACATTAGATAGCGGATTTGCAGCACAAGATGTTTATAGTAGTCAGCAAGCGATAAAGCAAGATATCGAACGAGATATTAGACAGAGGCTGCAACAAATGATTGGCATGATGGTAGGAATGGATAATGTAATTGTTTCCGTAACTGCTGATGTTGATTTTACTCAAGAAAATAGAGCAGAAGAGCTAGTGGAACCAGTGGACCTTGAAAATATGGAGGGACTTCCTGTCAGTCTAGAAACGATTCAGGAATCTTATGCCGGCAATGCTGCAGAGGGCGGCGTTCCGGGAACAGGAGACGAAGATGTAACAAATTTTCAAGCTGCAGAAGATGGTAATGGTGATGGCGACTATGAGCTCGATAAAGAAACAATAAATTATGAATTTAATCGTATACGAAAAGAGATTGTAGAAAGTCCATATAAAATTAGAGATTTAGGAATTCAAGTTGCTGTTGATAGTGCCAGGAATTCAAGTGGAACAGAGGTTGAATACTTATCATCACAGGATCAAAGCGCAGTGGAACAAGGTATTGCCTCTATTTTAGATTCGATTATTGCAACATCGATTGATGAAGAATTCGAAAGTGAGACAACAACCGAAAACACTTCAATTGTGTTTCAAGAGTTTACCGGTGGTGTAACAGCGCCACAAGTAAGTACACCGTTAATCCCAACATGGATGTATGTAGTTGGAGGAATATTGCTAGCAATTATAATTTTATTAATCATACTTCTTATACGAAACAGAAATAAGGAGGAAATTGTGGAAGAAGAAATGTTGGTTACTGAACCTCTGATCCCAGAAGTACCTGATATTCAACATGCGGAACAATCAGAATCCGATATACGGAGAAAGCAATTGGAAAAAATAGCTAAAGAAAAACCAGAAGAATTTGCTAAACTTTTAAGAAGCTGGATGGGACAAGATTAG
- the fliG gene encoding flagellar motor switch protein FliG: MVRHKGSLTGKQKAAILLISLGPDVSAQVYKHLTEEEIEKLSLEISSVKKVESSLKEDVIEQFHQVAVAQDYISQGGIGYAKTVLEKAFGKTEASNIINRLTSSLQVRPFDFARKADPQQVLNFIQGEHPQTIALILSYLDSEQAGQILSSLPQEMQADIAKRIATMDSTSPEIISQVEQVLERNLSSSLTEDFTQTGGIAAVVEVLNGVDRSTERTILDELEVQDPELAEEIKKRMFVFEDIVILDNRAIQRVIREVENDDLRLALKVASDEVKQIVFTNMSQRMADTFKEEMEYLGPVRLRDVEEAQTRIVAIIRRLEDIGEIVIARGGGDDIIV; the protein is encoded by the coding sequence ATGGTTAGACATAAAGGTTCATTAACTGGAAAACAAAAAGCGGCAATTCTTTTAATTTCTCTCGGTCCAGATGTTTCAGCTCAAGTATATAAGCATCTAACGGAGGAAGAAATTGAGAAGCTAAGCTTAGAGATTTCCTCTGTGAAAAAAGTAGAATCGAGTTTAAAAGAAGATGTTATTGAACAATTTCATCAAGTTGCTGTTGCACAGGACTATATTTCCCAAGGAGGGATTGGTTACGCTAAAACAGTATTAGAAAAAGCATTCGGAAAAACAGAAGCTTCTAATATTATTAATCGCCTTACTTCCTCGCTGCAGGTAAGACCTTTTGACTTTGCGAGAAAAGCTGATCCACAGCAGGTTTTAAATTTTATTCAAGGAGAACATCCTCAAACGATAGCGCTTATCCTTTCTTATCTTGATTCAGAACAAGCGGGACAAATACTTTCGTCCCTACCTCAGGAAATGCAGGCTGATATCGCTAAACGAATCGCGACGATGGATTCTACATCACCTGAGATAATCAGCCAAGTTGAACAGGTATTAGAAAGAAATCTTTCGTCCTCTCTCACGGAAGACTTTACACAAACGGGCGGAATTGCAGCAGTGGTCGAAGTATTGAACGGTGTTGATCGCAGTACGGAGCGCACCATTCTTGATGAACTTGAAGTACAGGACCCGGAACTTGCTGAAGAAATCAAAAAACGGATGTTTGTATTTGAGGATATTGTTATTTTAGATAACCGTGCGATCCAACGTGTTATCCGTGAAGTAGAAAATGATGATCTGCGTCTTGCTTTAAAAGTTGCTAGTGATGAAGTGAAACAAATCGTCTTTACAAACATGTCACAACGGATGGCGGATACGTTTAAAGAAGAGATGGAATATTTAGGACCTGTACGACTACGAGATGTTGAAGAAGCACAGACGAGGATTGTTGCAATTATTCGGAGATTAGAGGATATTGGTGAAATAGTTATTGCACGTGGTGGAGGAGACGATATCATTGTCTAA
- the fliH gene encoding flagellar assembly protein FliH, whose translation MSKSDQSQTSNRRIIEIKPIELRREEQQNEQLIEEKDVITLNEQVEKAKAELAEFEKRKGSLLEATKAEIEQEKSQWQQEKLNWIESAKKEGYSAGFESAESDVRIQYQKKIEQANAIVESATKDYHAALEKSEDMIAQLAVNVAEKIIKTSLTESPAAFLKIVKSAVKEIEDQSTITIYLHPQNYETVFEQKQELVNLLGNESKLSLYVKEDLSENGCIIEHPFGRIDASIDTQLNQIRKVLLELSSGD comes from the coding sequence TTGTCTAAATCTGATCAATCTCAAACTTCAAACCGCAGGATAATAGAAATAAAGCCAATTGAGTTACGAAGAGAAGAACAACAAAATGAACAGCTAATAGAAGAGAAAGACGTTATAACATTAAATGAACAGGTAGAAAAAGCAAAAGCCGAACTTGCTGAATTTGAAAAAAGAAAAGGTTCATTGCTCGAAGCAACGAAGGCAGAAATTGAGCAAGAAAAAAGTCAATGGCAACAGGAAAAATTAAATTGGATCGAATCTGCAAAAAAAGAAGGATATTCTGCAGGGTTTGAATCCGCTGAGTCAGATGTTCGAATTCAATATCAAAAAAAAATAGAACAGGCAAACGCCATAGTGGAATCTGCAACGAAAGATTACCATGCAGCACTGGAAAAAAGCGAGGACATGATAGCACAATTGGCAGTTAATGTAGCAGAGAAAATTATCAAAACGAGCCTTACAGAAAGTCCAGCAGCTTTCTTAAAAATCGTCAAATCAGCTGTTAAGGAAATAGAGGATCAATCGACAATTACTATCTATTTACATCCTCAGAATTATGAGACTGTTTTTGAGCAGAAACAGGAGCTTGTTAATTTATTGGGAAATGAATCGAAATTATCGCTCTATGTAAAAGAAGATTTATCCGAAAATGGGTGCATTATCGAGCATCCATTTGGGAGAATAGATGCAAGCATTGATACACAATTAAACCAGATTCGCAAGGTTTTGTTAGAACTGTCGAGTGGAGATTAA
- the fliI gene encoding flagellar protein export ATPase FliI gives MKLLDYVSAIEQADTYKYYGKVLRIVGLMIESLGPQANIGDVCYIRTSNNEKKPILAEVVGFNNERIILMPYSEVTEIGPGCIVESTGKSLSVKIGRGMIGNVVDSLGKPLDESPLPKGMADYLTENAPPNPMLRPPIDEPIQVGVKAIDSLLTVGKGQRVGIFAGSGVGKSTLLGMIARNSGADINIIALIGERGREVREFIEKDLGPEGLKKSIVVVATSDQPALMRIKGAYTATAFAEYFRDLGYQVNLMMDSVTRVAMAQREIGLAIGEPPTTKGYTPSVFSVLPKLLERSGTNEFGTITAFYTVLVDGDDMNEPIADAVRGILDGHFVMDRKIAERGQYPAINVLKSISRVMNQIVDREHKEIAGELRTILATYEENRELINIGAYKRGTNQEIDRSISYYPKIQAFLKQDVFEYRTLSESIEAMKELLNGGIN, from the coding sequence ATGAAATTATTAGACTACGTTTCAGCAATTGAACAGGCTGATACATATAAGTATTATGGGAAGGTATTACGTATTGTTGGTTTGATGATTGAATCACTTGGACCTCAAGCGAATATTGGTGATGTATGTTATATCCGTACTTCTAATAATGAAAAAAAGCCTATACTTGCTGAAGTTGTCGGATTTAATAACGAACGAATTATCCTGATGCCGTATTCTGAAGTGACAGAAATTGGGCCTGGTTGCATTGTTGAATCTACGGGAAAATCTTTAAGTGTAAAAATTGGGCGCGGTATGATTGGTAATGTTGTTGATTCACTAGGAAAGCCATTAGATGAATCACCACTGCCAAAGGGAATGGCTGATTACTTAACAGAAAACGCACCACCTAATCCTATGCTGCGCCCGCCAATAGATGAGCCGATTCAAGTTGGTGTCAAAGCAATTGATTCTTTATTAACGGTAGGTAAAGGACAACGAGTAGGGATATTCGCTGGAAGTGGCGTTGGAAAAAGCACATTACTCGGAATGATTGCCCGTAACAGTGGCGCAGATATAAACATTATCGCGCTAATTGGTGAACGTGGCCGTGAGGTCCGTGAGTTTATCGAAAAGGACCTCGGGCCAGAAGGGCTGAAAAAGTCTATCGTCGTTGTAGCTACATCCGATCAGCCGGCATTGATGCGAATTAAAGGAGCCTATACAGCGACAGCCTTTGCGGAATATTTTCGTGACTTAGGCTATCAAGTTAACTTAATGATGGATTCTGTCACACGCGTTGCGATGGCGCAAAGAGAAATAGGCCTTGCAATTGGCGAGCCACCGACTACTAAAGGGTATACACCATCTGTGTTCTCAGTCTTACCAAAGCTTCTAGAGAGAAGTGGAACAAATGAATTTGGCACGATTACTGCTTTTTATACTGTGTTAGTCGATGGCGACGATATGAATGAACCGATTGCAGATGCGGTACGAGGGATTTTAGATGGCCACTTTGTTATGGATCGAAAAATAGCAGAAAGAGGACAATATCCTGCTATCAACGTACTTAAATCTATAAGTCGTGTGATGAACCAAATTGTGGATAGGGAACATAAGGAAATTGCGGGAGAGCTTCGTACCATACTCGCTACTTATGAGGAGAATAGAGAGTTAATTAATATTGGTGCATATAAACGTGGCACCAATCAGGAAATTGATCGGTCGATTTCTTATTACCCGAAGATTCAAGCCTTTCTAAAACAAGACGTTTTTGAGTATAGAACATTAAGTGAATCAATCGAAGCTATGAAAGAATTGTTAAATGGGGGCATTAATTAA
- the fliJ gene encoding flagellar export protein FliJ produces the protein MADTVVFSKILHIRENEKKAAQKVYYQAMDVFEKVASELYILLKKKEAAEETYDQYIQTTTALDRIIDQVNYIQQLNNQIVLVEKNVQKARADMETKQLKLTDAHVEVKKFEKIIELRKETEANEAKQFEKTFMDEISMNQYLSDKNG, from the coding sequence ATGGCTGATACAGTTGTTTTCTCGAAAATTCTACATATACGTGAAAATGAAAAAAAAGCTGCACAAAAGGTCTATTATCAAGCAATGGATGTCTTCGAAAAAGTTGCATCAGAGCTATATATCTTATTAAAGAAAAAAGAAGCGGCTGAGGAAACCTATGATCAATATATTCAAACAACAACTGCATTGGATAGAATCATCGATCAAGTAAATTACATTCAACAGTTAAATAACCAAATAGTATTAGTTGAGAAAAATGTACAAAAAGCTAGAGCAGACATGGAAACAAAACAATTAAAACTAACAGATGCACATGTTGAAGTAAAGAAATTCGAGAAAATCATTGAATTACGCAAAGAAACAGAAGCAAATGAAGCAAAGCAATTTGAAAAAACATTTATGGACGAAATTTCAATGAATCAATATTTAAGCGACAAAAATGGGTGA
- a CDS encoding MotE family protein, producing MAGQTNGSNQVKDKRNPIIGFLFAIIIPIIIAAILIIVILEIAGVDVMDWTKEKVGIISVTETDSTEKEGKTADNIQSAIEEKDTEIEILNQDIRILEATIDELEQEIVKFENNQEGVSSTASEGDTVQQTDDSIAVVANAYKEMDGEQSAAILESLDRETAVNILLAVSNKVRGSILQEMDTQIAAELTQLLLETEN from the coding sequence ATGGCAGGACAAACAAATGGTTCGAACCAAGTCAAGGATAAGCGAAATCCAATTATAGGCTTTCTTTTTGCAATAATAATCCCAATTATCATTGCTGCTATACTAATCATTGTAATTCTAGAAATAGCAGGTGTGGATGTAATGGATTGGACAAAAGAGAAAGTTGGCATCATTTCAGTTACTGAAACAGATTCCACTGAAAAAGAAGGCAAAACAGCAGATAATATCCAATCTGCAATTGAAGAAAAAGATACTGAAATTGAGATTCTAAATCAAGATATACGTATTCTCGAGGCTACTATTGATGAACTAGAACAAGAAATAGTAAAATTTGAAAATAATCAAGAAGGTGTATCATCTACTGCATCTGAAGGAGATACAGTACAGCAAACAGATGATTCGATAGCGGTCGTTGCGAACGCCTATAAAGAAATGGATGGAGAACAGTCTGCGGCAATACTAGAAAGTCTTGATAGAGAAACTGCAGTAAACATTCTGTTGGCTGTTTCAAATAAAGTAAGAGGAAGTATATTACAAGAAATGGATACGCAGATTGCAGCTGAACTTACGCAATTATTACTAGAGACAGAGAATTAA
- a CDS encoding flagellar hook-length control protein FliK, translating to MNALDMIFRNKQSANNLTEHNSGNTSNNLSSFKNVLINERKIPQYELPQNLANTGEDKMMNLSSIEHELLMEEYVTEPLSNMLKNETAVNHLDIDQEHANVEIASMFGSNKNDLASMMGIQSIERLKAVRSTKDFGIESDSVRLSNDEVESKVRKSIDLNISIDESLSKLNQPNSQDESKLISIDLMDVHIPPYTLDKLENALSEITTSTQDFGVENTGVRMWGNDEVSRTMNMGIESLVTDEQLNYNTLGNLHELRKLLEQLKMHSNETGSEININLVVNELQKYFPQTSGFNESTITSIQAEIQSNASEPLLHSEPLVDRIIEIIEQSELATEKPKQYVETPRTIATNFINGAQLSQNLNEGIDSHSSVVQEQLTRVYTDAQSLLSQVQNEKDLSKIAPKLLELLQQWSALEKQDIKSSNHSATQSILKSEESREQLIWKGLVEVFQKRQDVAAKQMYNMNSNVTTQDVVKWLGKSLENQSQPERVLTQTVEFMPAASLQKLEQYAIHINRSQTSDMQSTAQQVMEQFETIVKSSKFLTMPNGTSQFSITLNPNNLGEMRLRLTQIDGEMTLKIIVTSQATKEILESSMNQLKHMFTPNQVVIEKQESIMQQNSEQMKESKDQQMNQKEENESSYQEQHEQRYPDEESETQFRELLLNEKV from the coding sequence GTGAACGCGCTTGATATGATTTTTCGAAATAAACAATCAGCAAATAATTTGACTGAGCATAATTCTGGAAATACAAGCAATAATCTTTCATCGTTTAAAAATGTCTTGATAAACGAACGGAAAATACCACAGTATGAACTACCTCAAAATCTTGCAAATACCGGCGAAGATAAAATGATGAATTTAAGTTCAATTGAACACGAATTATTGATGGAAGAATATGTAACTGAGCCACTATCAAACATGTTAAAGAATGAAACGGCTGTTAACCATTTAGACATTGACCAAGAACATGCAAATGTAGAAATTGCAAGCATGTTTGGTTCGAACAAAAATGATCTCGCGTCAATGATGGGAATTCAAAGCATAGAACGGTTAAAAGCAGTGAGATCCACAAAAGATTTTGGTATTGAAAGTGATTCAGTGAGGTTATCGAATGATGAAGTAGAATCGAAAGTTAGGAAATCAATAGACCTAAATATTTCGATAGATGAAAGCTTAAGTAAGTTGAATCAACCAAACTCACAGGATGAATCAAAATTGATTTCAATTGATCTAATGGATGTACATATCCCACCATACACATTAGATAAACTAGAAAATGCACTCTCAGAGATAACTACATCAACCCAAGATTTTGGAGTAGAAAATACTGGAGTCAGAATGTGGGGAAATGATGAAGTATCCCGTACAATGAACATGGGAATAGAATCACTAGTTACTGATGAACAGCTCAATTATAATACTTTAGGAAATCTACATGAACTTCGTAAACTGCTGGAACAACTTAAAATGCATTCTAATGAAACTGGTTCGGAAATTAATATAAATTTAGTTGTAAATGAATTACAAAAATATTTCCCACAAACATCTGGCTTTAATGAATCTACCATTACATCAATACAGGCAGAGATTCAGAGTAATGCATCAGAACCATTATTACATTCTGAGCCATTAGTTGACCGCATTATAGAAATAATAGAGCAGAGTGAACTAGCCACTGAAAAACCTAAGCAATATGTGGAGACACCTAGGACAATTGCAACTAACTTTATAAATGGAGCACAACTCTCTCAGAATCTAAATGAAGGTATTGATAGTCATTCATCTGTTGTCCAAGAGCAATTAACAAGAGTATATACGGATGCACAAAGCCTTTTATCACAAGTTCAAAATGAGAAGGACTTATCAAAAATAGCACCCAAACTTCTCGAGTTGCTTCAACAGTGGTCAGCACTTGAAAAACAGGATATTAAATCTAGTAATCATTCAGCAACTCAATCAATATTGAAAAGTGAAGAGTCAAGAGAGCAATTAATTTGGAAAGGTTTAGTTGAAGTTTTTCAAAAAAGACAGGATGTAGCAGCAAAGCAAATGTACAATATGAATTCTAATGTTACTACACAGGATGTTGTGAAATGGTTAGGGAAATCTTTGGAAAATCAGTCGCAACCAGAACGAGTATTGACCCAAACGGTCGAATTTATGCCAGCAGCATCATTGCAGAAATTGGAGCAATATGCGATTCACATTAATCGTTCTCAAACAAGCGACATGCAGTCCACTGCTCAACAAGTAATGGAGCAATTTGAAACTATTGTTAAATCGAGTAAGTTTTTAACGATGCCCAATGGTACAAGTCAATTTTCCATTACATTGAACCCAAATAATTTGGGTGAAATGAGACTTCGTTTAACACAAATTGATGGTGAAATGACTTTGAAAATAATCGTAACATCACAAGCTACGAAAGAAATATTAGAGTCCAGCATGAATCAATTGAAACATATGTTTACGCCAAACCAAGTAGTAATTGAAAAGCAAGAATCAATAATGCAGCAAAATAGTGAGCAAATGAAAGAATCAAAAGATCAGCAAATGAATCAGAAGGAAGAAAATGAATCGAGCTATCAAGAGCAACATGAACAACGTTATCCTGATGAGGAGTCTGAAACTCAATTTCGTGAATTGCTGTTGAATGAGAAAGTGTAG
- a CDS encoding flagellar hook capping FlgD N-terminal domain-containing protein encodes MNTIDPSLYLSNQKTTREPSPTLDKDGFLKILMTQMQNQDPTQPMDSQAMIEQMTSLTSLEQMMNISSSIDNLVQSQLISPVIQYSHMIGKEVTYQAFDPDTGESLGEKTSAVVAVSQKEGWAILELENGEKIYADAALKVSTSDAKEDAAE; translated from the coding sequence ATGAATACAATCGATCCGTCATTATATTTATCGAATCAGAAAACAACAAGAGAACCGAGTCCGACACTGGACAAAGATGGTTTCTTAAAAATATTGATGACACAGATGCAGAATCAAGATCCAACCCAACCAATGGACAGCCAGGCAATGATAGAACAAATGACTTCATTAACGTCATTGGAGCAAATGATGAATATCTCTAGCTCAATTGATAATCTTGTTCAAAGTCAATTAATTTCTCCTGTCATCCAATATAGTCATATGATTGGCAAGGAAGTTACATATCAGGCATTTGATCCAGATACTGGTGAGTCTCTTGGTGAAAAAACAAGTGCCGTTGTTGCAGTAAGTCAAAAGGAAGGCTGGGCAATCTTAGAACTGGAGAATGGGGAAAAGATTTATGCTGATGCAGCATTAAAAGTTAGTACTTCAGATGCTAAGGAGGATGCTGCTGAATAG
- a CDS encoding TIGR02530 family flagellar biosynthesis protein, with amino-acid sequence MDHRIHQVAQQYKLQLPATKKTENAEPKTAFKDVLAEQSTLKISKHASERMSERNIHLNEKQWQTLESKMLEAKQKGITDSLVVMDHAALLVSAKNNTIVTAMDREEATSRIFTNINGTILIND; translated from the coding sequence ATGGATCACCGTATACATCAAGTAGCACAACAATATAAATTACAGTTACCTGCAACAAAGAAGACAGAAAATGCTGAGCCAAAAACAGCATTTAAAGATGTTTTAGCGGAACAGTCGACATTAAAAATCAGTAAGCATGCCAGTGAGCGTATGAGTGAAAGAAATATTCATTTAAATGAGAAGCAATGGCAAACCTTGGAATCAAAAATGTTAGAGGCGAAACAAAAAGGAATTACTGATTCATTAGTTGTAATGGACCATGCAGCACTATTAGTTAGCGCTAAGAACAATACGATTGTTACAGCAATGGATCGAGAAGAAGCAACAAGCAGAATTTTTACGAATATTAACGGAACGATTTTAATTAATGATTAG